A region from the Algoriphagus machipongonensis genome encodes:
- a CDS encoding SDR family NAD(P)-dependent oxidoreductase — protein MRLKGKTAIITGATSGMGKAIAKRFSEEGAFLILSGRNQENGIELERSLNEAGGKAVFVKGDVGIIETNEALVKAAISNFGKLDIVVTNAGKLGLGSVTEISLAEWQETMNTNFNAVFFLSRFAIPEMIKSGGGTILANSSIAAFKSFPNHAAYCASKAALVALVKEMAVDYGPNIRVNTMCPGPVDTPLIWDSAKAFDNPDTIVQETAKNTLMNRLGKPEDIASLALFLVSDEASWITGVAYPIDGGILAK, from the coding sequence ATGAGGTTAAAAGGTAAAACAGCAATAATAACTGGTGCCACCAGTGGGATGGGGAAAGCGATTGCAAAACGTTTTTCGGAAGAAGGGGCTTTCTTAATCTTAAGCGGAAGAAATCAGGAAAATGGGATAGAGTTGGAGAGAAGTTTAAATGAGGCTGGAGGGAAGGCTGTTTTTGTAAAAGGTGATGTTGGGATAATAGAGACGAATGAGGCTTTAGTAAAAGCTGCGATAAGCAATTTTGGGAAGTTGGATATTGTTGTTACGAATGCGGGTAAGCTCGGTCTCGGTTCAGTTACTGAAATTTCATTAGCAGAATGGCAGGAAACAATGAACACGAATTTCAATGCAGTTTTTTTTCTTTCTCGTTTTGCTATTCCGGAAATGATAAAAAGTGGAGGTGGGACTATTTTGGCAAATAGTTCGATAGCAGCATTCAAAAGTTTTCCTAATCATGCGGCTTATTGTGCAAGTAAGGCTGCACTCGTGGCTTTGGTGAAAGAAATGGCCGTTGACTATGGTCCAAATATCCGAGTGAATACAATGTGCCCCGGACCTGTTGACACTCCTCTTATCTGGGATTCGGCAAAAGCATTTGATAATCCCGATACGATCGTCCAAGAGACTGCAAAAAACACCTTGATGAATCGCCTGGGAAAACCGGAAGATATCGCCTCGCTGGCCTTATTTTTGGTCTCTGATGAGGCATCTTGGATAACCGGAGTAGCCTATCCTATTGATGGTGGAATTTTAGCGAAATAA
- the gcvT gene encoding glycine cleavage system aminomethyltransferase GcvT, protein MEDQIKEIQLNDLHIALGGKMVPFAGYNMPVRYSSDKEEHLCVRNGVGVFDVSHMGEFMVEGPEALNLIQKVTSNDASKLVEGQAQYSCFPNETGGIVDDLIVYKFSDEKYMLVVNASNIEKDWNWVNKYNTMGAQLTNISDDISLFAVQGPKAIEAVQALTPVNLSEVKFYHFTLGEFAGVKDVIISGTGYTGAGGFEIYVKNEDAEQVWKAIFEAGKDFDIKPIGLGARDTLRMEMGYCLYGNDIDDTTSPLEAGLGWITKFTKDFTNSEALLAQKEAGITRRLVGFIMQDRGIPRGHYKIVDAEGNEIGEVTSGTQSPSMNVGIGLGYVKKEFAKAGTEIFIQVRNKNLKAIVEKLPLLKS, encoded by the coding sequence ATGGAAGATCAAATCAAAGAAATTCAGCTCAACGACCTTCACATTGCCTTAGGAGGCAAAATGGTGCCTTTTGCAGGGTATAATATGCCTGTTCGTTATAGTTCAGATAAAGAAGAGCATCTCTGTGTGAGAAATGGCGTTGGCGTATTTGATGTATCCCATATGGGTGAATTTATGGTAGAAGGCCCTGAGGCTTTAAACTTGATTCAGAAAGTTACTTCAAACGATGCATCCAAGCTAGTCGAAGGACAGGCACAATATTCTTGTTTCCCTAATGAAACAGGGGGCATCGTGGATGACCTGATTGTTTATAAATTTTCAGATGAAAAATACATGTTGGTAGTGAATGCATCCAACATTGAAAAGGATTGGAATTGGGTAAACAAATACAATACAATGGGAGCCCAATTAACCAATATCTCTGACGACATTTCACTTTTTGCTGTTCAAGGCCCAAAAGCAATTGAAGCTGTGCAGGCACTTACACCAGTCAACCTTTCTGAGGTTAAATTCTATCATTTTACACTTGGCGAATTTGCCGGTGTCAAAGATGTGATCATTTCAGGAACAGGTTATACAGGTGCTGGTGGGTTTGAAATCTATGTTAAGAATGAAGATGCCGAACAAGTTTGGAAGGCTATTTTCGAGGCTGGAAAGGATTTTGACATCAAACCTATAGGACTTGGGGCAAGAGATACGCTCAGAATGGAAATGGGTTATTGTCTGTATGGAAATGATATCGATGATACTACTTCTCCCCTAGAAGCAGGTTTAGGCTGGATCACTAAATTCACCAAAGACTTTACCAACTCTGAAGCCCTTTTAGCTCAAAAAGAAGCTGGCATTACCAGAAGACTGGTAGGCTTTATTATGCAGGATCGAGGAATTCCTAGGGGGCATTACAAAATCGTAGATGCTGAAGGAAATGAAATCGGTGAAGTTACCTCCGGTACACAATCCCCCAGTATGAATGTAGGTATCGGCTTAGGTTATGTGAAGAAAGAATTTGCAAAGGCAGGAACCGAAATATTTATCCAAGTAAGAAATAAAAACTTAAAGGCAATTGTAGAAAAACTGCCTTTATTGAAATCCTGA
- a CDS encoding 2-phosphosulfolactate phosphatase yields the protein MRKTEICFSPELIHLYDLQEKIVVVVDIFRATSTMAAALANGVTEIKTFENLESCKEMATNGYLIAGERNGKTAPGFQLGNSPVAYLQNKYAGQKLAMTTTNGTLAISKSKGASEVLIGSFPNLSATVNYLQSQKKDVLIHCAGWKGMFNLEDSLYAGALTKCLESTHIASDDGSLAMKALYEKEGHDLKGFLSQASHAKRLQNHNIDSDIDFCLTLDLFSIIGKVENGVLKSQEI from the coding sequence ATGAGAAAAACTGAAATCTGCTTCAGCCCGGAGTTAATCCATCTTTATGATTTGCAGGAAAAGATCGTTGTAGTAGTGGACATTTTTAGAGCCACTTCTACAATGGCCGCTGCTTTGGCTAATGGGGTCACGGAAATCAAAACTTTTGAAAATTTGGAATCCTGCAAAGAGATGGCCACTAATGGTTATTTAATCGCGGGAGAAAGAAATGGTAAAACTGCACCTGGGTTCCAATTGGGAAACTCTCCTGTCGCTTACCTTCAAAACAAATACGCTGGTCAAAAATTAGCGATGACTACCACCAATGGAACCTTAGCTATTTCCAAGTCTAAAGGAGCATCTGAGGTTTTGATCGGTTCTTTCCCTAATCTCAGCGCTACAGTAAACTATCTTCAGTCACAGAAAAAGGATGTTTTGATCCATTGCGCTGGCTGGAAAGGCATGTTCAATTTAGAGGACTCTCTCTATGCGGGAGCTTTGACCAAATGTCTTGAATCAACCCATATCGCATCGGATGATGGTTCACTTGCTATGAAAGCTTTGTATGAAAAAGAAGGTCATGACCTTAAAGGCTTTTTATCCCAGGCTTCTCATGCCAAAAGATTGCAGAACCATAATATCGATTCAGATATAGACTTCTGCCTCACCCTAGACCTTTTTTCTATTATTGGAAAAGTGGAAAATGGTGTGCTTAAAAGCCAGGAGATTTAA
- a CDS encoding AAA domain-containing protein, whose product MNESVFQTYLNRLTDLSSKNKSLYLPKTLNSGLIDLQSLDFLNGEPAFSLIESLLSGKKKIAVIPTVDPRMALVNQLSKTLSRVEFRNQLTLEETGDHSLNLAWPYLEGKMINGQVLRAPVLMRQVSLLKEKDTWYLSASASWQWNQAFLLAYSKAYQENLPIELLENELEMLPKEPTEFRIGLAKILEKHFKIQLSSSLFENRVLTFPTSQKSIDEGKFQDGKISLKTYAVLGQFSQKGSFLLREYDYLLEHFSDLTLEELFQSKYAREAYGNVPPENRLFPVFPLDASQESVLHAVRQGKSLVVEGPPGTGKSQLIANLVSDFIARGKKVLVVSQKRAALDVVYNRLESVGFGEFLALVHDFKTDRKDLFKKIKSQIESIEKYQEINRGIDSIFLEREISNHSKTIQLLSEKGEELRTALRDTDLAGLPIKAMYLQMTGLNNPTLNASEFLHLNWGQLNEFKKEFELYRDFQYKFKDSFWEKRLSFSHFHPEHFSSIQNVIEEVVAFEKVKKEEGLGGEVIDRMESGIVHGKVYSAQILQAKTRLESLKNSSLALEIAFSSQTKHYLNEVQVVLNSARSVINQNHFGHPASLEGLEEEFQTLESKMGSWLNRVLLPFKSKEFPLVKAWFDTYGIKFNSDNLALASEDFWNLKKWEKEIQKLPKLGTLQPDVLDLEKTLEEIEEVLEWERLLANIPDFVNLLDFSKKPRLFIHQCGFVFKHFQDFERKVVSWKHYLSASQIEGLLFDQVQVETSNLNQLFTDLQAFDGFLDSWDPSKKLLAEKVEEEFHSNSTEEQLQVIEDSWYLTWISEIEKRFPVLAEAGSLKISKEMDSLKTSILEKRQISKDFALLRLREQMNSELVFNRLGNRVTYRELLHQVSKKRQKWPIRKLVEELGEEVFKLMPCWLASPETVSALFPISEKFDLVIFDEASQCQVERGLPAMWRGEQVVVVGDSKQLRPSDFYQMKWEADEEGVEYESESLLELAGYFFEKRQLNGHYRSSDPALIHFSNAHFYDEKLEVLPDYQTVKKGDPAITWRKVEGVWENQTNLMEGEAVLEIVQKIRNAAAHDTIGIVTGNYFQMEMIGEMLWEAGYQEESIKVRNIENVQGDEFDQVILSLGYGPNREGKLMTNFGLLGKSGGVNRLNVAISRARKVMHVVSSLEAMDFRPKQLENPGLKMYSKYLAFAKEQSAGTKIVYAELPATGYELSWSLKNKLLKANSTYSKDIPSTVMDLIQLNENGENTAILTDDQRFFNAPTAKAALAYHPIILEQKGWNWEWKWSRSYLVE is encoded by the coding sequence ATGAATGAGTCTGTCTTTCAAACTTACCTAAACAGACTGACCGACTTGTCCTCCAAAAACAAGTCATTATACCTACCTAAAACGTTAAATTCAGGTTTAATAGATCTTCAAAGTTTAGATTTTTTGAATGGCGAGCCTGCATTTTCACTTATTGAAAGCCTGCTTTCAGGAAAGAAAAAAATAGCTGTTATCCCTACCGTGGATCCAAGGATGGCCTTGGTGAATCAGCTTTCTAAAACCCTTTCTAGAGTTGAGTTTAGAAATCAGCTAACCTTGGAGGAGACAGGAGATCATTCCCTGAATTTGGCGTGGCCGTACTTAGAGGGGAAAATGATCAATGGTCAAGTGCTTCGTGCACCTGTCTTGATGCGACAGGTTTCCTTGCTCAAAGAAAAAGATACATGGTATTTATCTGCGAGTGCATCCTGGCAATGGAATCAGGCTTTTCTTTTGGCATATAGCAAAGCCTATCAAGAAAATCTTCCCATAGAATTATTGGAGAATGAATTGGAAATGCTTCCAAAAGAGCCTACTGAATTCAGAATCGGGCTCGCTAAGATTTTAGAGAAGCATTTTAAAATTCAGCTGAGCTCAAGTTTGTTTGAAAACCGTGTGCTTACTTTTCCTACTTCTCAAAAATCTATTGATGAAGGAAAATTTCAAGATGGTAAAATCAGCTTAAAGACTTACGCTGTTCTGGGGCAGTTTTCTCAAAAAGGAAGTTTCCTTTTGAGAGAGTATGATTATTTGCTTGAGCATTTTAGTGATTTGACTCTTGAAGAGCTTTTCCAGTCAAAATATGCTCGGGAAGCTTATGGGAATGTACCCCCGGAAAATCGCTTATTTCCAGTTTTTCCTTTGGATGCCTCCCAAGAAAGTGTGTTGCACGCAGTAAGGCAAGGTAAAAGCTTAGTGGTGGAAGGACCTCCGGGCACAGGAAAATCCCAATTAATAGCCAATTTGGTTTCGGATTTTATTGCTAGAGGGAAAAAAGTGTTGGTCGTTTCACAAAAGAGAGCAGCACTGGATGTAGTCTATAACCGGTTGGAAAGTGTAGGTTTTGGAGAGTTTTTGGCTTTGGTACATGATTTTAAAACAGATCGAAAAGACCTATTTAAAAAAATTAAATCCCAGATCGAGTCTATTGAAAAATACCAGGAAATTAATCGGGGTATTGATTCCATCTTTTTGGAAAGGGAGATTTCAAATCACTCGAAAACGATACAGCTGCTTTCTGAAAAAGGAGAGGAGCTAAGGACTGCATTAAGGGATACTGATTTGGCTGGGTTGCCCATTAAAGCAATGTACTTGCAGATGACGGGGCTAAATAATCCTACTTTAAACGCCTCTGAATTCCTTCACTTGAATTGGGGTCAATTGAATGAGTTCAAAAAGGAGTTTGAGCTTTACAGGGATTTTCAATACAAATTTAAAGACAGTTTTTGGGAGAAGAGGCTATCGTTTTCTCATTTCCATCCCGAGCATTTTTCTTCCATTCAAAATGTAATCGAAGAAGTTGTGGCTTTTGAAAAAGTCAAAAAAGAAGAAGGTTTAGGCGGGGAAGTGATTGATAGGATGGAGTCTGGGATCGTCCATGGCAAAGTATATTCTGCGCAAATTCTTCAAGCAAAAACAAGATTAGAATCCTTAAAAAACTCTTCTTTAGCCTTAGAAATAGCATTTTCTTCTCAAACCAAACATTATTTGAATGAAGTTCAAGTTGTGTTAAATTCAGCGAGATCAGTAATTAATCAAAATCATTTTGGGCATCCAGCTAGCTTAGAAGGTTTGGAAGAGGAGTTTCAAACTCTTGAATCAAAAATGGGTTCATGGCTGAATAGGGTATTGCTTCCTTTTAAAAGCAAGGAATTTCCGCTTGTAAAGGCTTGGTTTGATACCTATGGTATAAAATTCAATTCTGACAACCTAGCCTTAGCAAGTGAGGATTTTTGGAATCTCAAAAAATGGGAAAAGGAAATCCAGAAGCTACCAAAGTTGGGGACTCTTCAGCCTGATGTTTTAGACTTAGAAAAGACCCTAGAAGAAATTGAAGAGGTTTTAGAATGGGAAAGGTTATTGGCAAACATCCCAGATTTTGTGAATCTTTTAGACTTTTCTAAAAAGCCCAGATTATTTATACATCAATGTGGGTTTGTTTTTAAGCATTTTCAAGATTTCGAAAGGAAGGTGGTTTCTTGGAAACATTACCTCAGCGCTAGTCAGATTGAAGGGTTACTATTTGACCAAGTGCAGGTAGAAACTTCGAATTTAAATCAACTTTTTACCGATTTGCAGGCATTTGATGGGTTTTTAGATTCTTGGGATCCTTCCAAAAAGTTATTGGCAGAGAAGGTGGAAGAGGAGTTTCATTCAAATTCTACGGAGGAGCAGTTGCAGGTTATAGAAGACTCTTGGTATTTAACATGGATTTCTGAAATAGAGAAAAGATTTCCGGTGCTCGCTGAAGCAGGAAGTTTGAAGATCAGTAAGGAAATGGATAGTTTGAAAACTTCCATTTTAGAAAAAAGACAGATTTCAAAGGACTTTGCCTTGCTTAGGCTCCGAGAGCAAATGAATTCTGAATTGGTGTTTAACCGACTGGGGAATAGGGTTACTTATCGGGAGTTGCTGCATCAGGTGAGTAAAAAAAGGCAAAAATGGCCCATTCGAAAGCTTGTTGAAGAGTTAGGTGAAGAAGTATTTAAGCTAATGCCTTGTTGGCTGGCGAGTCCAGAAACGGTTTCTGCACTTTTTCCAATCTCGGAAAAATTTGATTTGGTGATCTTTGATGAGGCTTCTCAATGTCAAGTGGAGCGAGGCTTACCTGCTATGTGGAGAGGTGAACAAGTGGTGGTGGTTGGTGACTCTAAACAGTTGAGACCTTCTGATTTTTACCAGATGAAATGGGAAGCAGATGAAGAAGGAGTAGAATACGAGTCTGAGTCACTATTGGAGTTAGCTGGCTATTTCTTTGAAAAAAGGCAATTAAATGGGCATTACCGTTCTTCTGATCCTGCTCTTATTCATTTCTCCAATGCGCATTTTTACGACGAAAAGTTGGAGGTTTTACCAGATTACCAAACCGTAAAAAAGGGAGATCCTGCGATTACTTGGAGGAAAGTGGAAGGAGTTTGGGAGAACCAAACCAATCTTATGGAAGGGGAAGCAGTTTTGGAAATCGTTCAAAAAATCAGAAACGCTGCTGCTCATGATACGATTGGGATTGTCACAGGTAATTATTTTCAGATGGAGATGATTGGTGAAATGCTATGGGAGGCAGGGTATCAGGAGGAGTCGATAAAAGTTAGAAATATTGAAAATGTGCAGGGAGATGAATTTGATCAGGTGATTTTATCCTTGGGCTATGGCCCCAATAGGGAAGGGAAGTTGATGACTAATTTTGGTCTTCTTGGGAAGTCAGGTGGTGTAAACAGGTTGAATGTGGCTATTTCTAGAGCAAGAAAAGTAATGCATGTGGTAAGTAGTTTAGAGGCTATGGATTTTCGTCCCAAGCAATTGGAAAATCCCGGATTAAAGATGTATTCCAAGTATTTGGCTTTTGCGAAAGAACAAAGTGCTGGAACGAAAATCGTATATGCTGAACTTCCTGCAACAGGTTACGAATTGAGTTGGAGCCTGAAGAATAAGTTGCTTAAGGCCAACTCTACCTATTCTAAAGATATTCCTTCTACGGTGATGGATTTGATTCAACTTAATGAGAATGGAGAGAATACCGCTATTTTGACCGATGATCAACGGTTTTTTAATGCTCCTACAGCGAAAGCAGCTTTGGCATATCACCCGATCATTTTAGAGCAAAAAGGATGGAATTGGGAGTGGAAATGGAGTAGATCATATTTGGTTGAATGA
- a CDS encoding HesB/IscA family protein, which yields MIIVSDKAKERILELKKEEGRAMEENIRVSVKGGGCSGLMYDLGFDAKTVETDQIFEDNGVKIIVDRKSLLYLAGTTLEFTDGLNGKGFQFINPNASRTCGCGESFSI from the coding sequence ATGATTATCGTTTCTGACAAAGCCAAAGAGCGCATCCTTGAACTTAAAAAAGAAGAAGGGCGTGCAATGGAAGAAAATATCCGTGTTTCGGTTAAAGGCGGGGGCTGCTCAGGTTTGATGTATGATTTGGGTTTCGATGCTAAAACCGTAGAAACTGACCAAATTTTTGAAGACAATGGCGTAAAGATTATCGTAGACAGAAAAAGTTTACTTTATCTTGCTGGAACTACCCTCGAATTTACAGACGGATTAAATGGGAAAGGATTTCAATTTATCAACCCAAATGCATCAAGAACATGCGGTTGTGGTGAAAGCTTCTCAATTTAA
- the mce gene encoding methylmalonyl-CoA epimerase, producing the protein MRKIEHIGIAVTNLERSNELFSRLLGKDHFKTEDVEGEGVKTSFFQVGETKVELLQASREDSPISKFIERKSEGVHHIAFDVADIYEEVKRLKLEGFEILNETPKEGADNKLVVFLHPRSTNGVLIELCQEKPGGSKE; encoded by the coding sequence ATGAGGAAAATTGAACATATCGGGATAGCTGTAACAAATTTGGAGAGATCTAATGAACTTTTTTCCAGATTATTAGGTAAGGATCATTTCAAAACAGAAGATGTGGAGGGAGAAGGAGTAAAGACTTCGTTCTTTCAAGTTGGAGAAACAAAGGTGGAATTATTGCAGGCATCAAGGGAAGATAGCCCGATCTCAAAGTTTATTGAACGAAAGTCAGAAGGGGTGCATCACATTGCCTTTGATGTGGCAGATATATATGAGGAAGTAAAAAGGCTGAAACTCGAAGGTTTTGAAATATTGAATGAAACCCCAAAAGAAGGAGCAGATAATAAATTAGTGGTATTTTTGCATCCTAGGAGCACCAATGGGGTTTTGATTGAATTGTGTCAGGAAAAGCCAGGTGGCAGTAAAGAGTAA
- a CDS encoding SDR family oxidoreductase translates to MELKNRVVVVTGATSGIGAACAKAFGCKGAKIAITGRNKEKLEVERKILADAGIEVLAILADAGSEADNKKMAEEVLAKFGRIDVLINNAGISMRALFQDLEMEVFRKVMDTNFWGTVYATKYCLPSIMENRGSIVGISSINGYRGTPARTAYSASKYAMNGFFESLRTEVMHKGVHILVASPGFTASNIRNNALTATGETQGASPRDEANMMSSEDVAQAILKATKKRKRDLVLTTQGKLAVFLNKWIPGIMDGVVYREMAKEPESPFN, encoded by the coding sequence ATGGAACTTAAAAACAGAGTCGTAGTCGTAACAGGAGCCACTTCAGGAATTGGAGCTGCTTGTGCTAAAGCTTTTGGTTGCAAAGGGGCAAAAATTGCCATTACAGGACGTAATAAGGAAAAGCTAGAAGTGGAAAGAAAAATTCTTGCTGATGCAGGAATTGAGGTTTTGGCGATTTTAGCTGATGCTGGATCCGAAGCAGATAATAAAAAAATGGCTGAGGAGGTTCTTGCCAAATTTGGTAGAATTGATGTTTTGATCAATAATGCCGGAATTTCTATGCGAGCCCTGTTCCAGGATTTAGAAATGGAAGTCTTTAGAAAGGTGATGGACACTAATTTCTGGGGGACTGTCTATGCCACCAAATACTGTTTGCCTTCCATCATGGAGAACCGAGGTTCTATCGTAGGGATTTCTTCGATCAATGGCTATAGAGGAACTCCGGCAAGAACTGCTTACTCTGCGAGTAAATATGCAATGAATGGCTTCTTTGAATCCCTGCGAACAGAAGTCATGCACAAAGGAGTACATATTTTGGTAGCCTCTCCTGGATTTACAGCATCCAACATTCGAAATAATGCATTGACAGCTACAGGTGAAACTCAGGGAGCTTCTCCTAGAGATGAAGCAAACATGATGTCTTCTGAAGATGTTGCACAGGCAATATTGAAAGCCACCAAAAAGAGGAAAAGGGATTTGGTCTTGACGACGCAGGGAAAACTTGCGGTATTTTTAAACAAGTGGATTCCGGGGATTATGGATGGGGTGGTCTATCGGGAAATGGCAAAGGAACCTGAATCTCCATTTAATTAA
- the thiL gene encoding thiamine-phosphate kinase, which produces MSENRTEISDLGEFGLIDRLNEKVVIKNPSSLKGIGDDAAVIDAGDHVKVVSTDLLMEGVHFDLSYAPLPHLGFKAVAVNVSDIAAMNAIPKQITVSIGLSNRFSLEAVEALYEGIYAACDHYGVDLVGGDTTSSRSGLAISITAIGEAKKEQISYRSGAKENDILCVTGDLGGALVGLQILEREKQVFLANPDMKPDLEKYTVVTGRQLRPDARMDIVHELAELEVVPTSMMDISDGLASEIFHICKASGVGATIYEDKLPIDKQTFDTAVELNLDPITCVLNGGEDYELLFTIDQKDFAKLEKHPDVHFIGHVTKAEDGKLLVTKSGTGVQIKAQGWVHF; this is translated from the coding sequence ATGTCAGAAAACAGAACAGAAATAAGCGATTTAGGAGAATTTGGTTTAATAGACCGACTCAACGAAAAAGTGGTAATCAAAAATCCTTCAAGCTTAAAAGGGATAGGGGATGACGCTGCTGTTATTGATGCAGGTGATCATGTGAAAGTTGTCAGTACTGATTTGTTGATGGAAGGAGTTCATTTTGATCTATCCTATGCGCCATTACCACACTTGGGTTTTAAGGCTGTAGCAGTAAACGTTTCGGACATCGCTGCCATGAATGCAATCCCGAAACAAATCACGGTGAGTATTGGTCTTTCCAATAGATTTTCTCTGGAAGCTGTGGAGGCTTTGTACGAAGGAATTTATGCCGCATGTGACCATTATGGTGTAGACTTAGTTGGTGGAGATACCACCTCTTCCAGGTCGGGATTAGCGATCTCAATTACTGCTATTGGCGAAGCTAAAAAGGAGCAGATTTCTTATCGATCTGGAGCAAAGGAAAATGACATTCTTTGTGTCACGGGTGACTTGGGTGGAGCTCTTGTTGGACTTCAGATTTTGGAAAGAGAAAAGCAGGTGTTTTTAGCCAATCCGGATATGAAGCCTGACTTGGAGAAATACACAGTAGTTACGGGTAGACAATTGAGACCTGATGCTAGAATGGATATCGTTCATGAGCTTGCAGAACTAGAAGTAGTACCCACAAGTATGATGGATATTTCTGATGGATTGGCTTCGGAGATTTTTCACATTTGCAAAGCTTCCGGAGTAGGGGCAACTATTTACGAAGACAAACTTCCTATAGACAAACAGACATTTGATACTGCTGTGGAGTTGAACTTGGATCCGATCACTTGTGTGCTAAATGGAGGTGAGGATTATGAGTTGTTATTTACCATAGACCAAAAAGATTTCGCTAAGCTGGAGAAGCATCCAGATGTGCATTTCATAGGTCACGTCACCAAAGCTGAAGATGGAAAACTACTTGTGACAAAAAGCGGAACAGGCGTTCAGATTAAAGCGCAAGGCTGGGTGCATTTCTAA
- the rlmD gene encoding 23S rRNA (uracil(1939)-C(5))-methyltransferase RlmD has translation MSRKMKNKVVTNLPIERIATEGKCVGHHDGKVVFVSGVAPGDVVDVRITKGRSSFMEGEPVKFHQYSKDRVEAFCSHFGTCGGCKWQHINYELQKNYKRQQVLDQFQRIAKVETPEISPIVGSEKTTYYRNKLDFTFSNKKWLTLEQIQSEDEFDRNALGFHIPKMFDKIVDVDHCYLQGGISNDVRNELRAFALENELSFYDIRNQVGLLRNLIIRTTSTGQTMVIVQFGESDLELIPKVMEFLKIRFPEITSLLYVINTKGNETFHDLELVTYAGLPYIEEEMEGLKFRIGPKSFYQTNSEQAYELYKITRDFAELKGDEIVYDLYTGTGTIANFVAKKAKQVIGVEYVEAAIADAKINSQINGIENTLFYAGDMKEILNDEFIENHAAPDVIITDPPRAGMDEKVVQMLLKLAAPKIVYVSCNPATQARDLALLGEKYDVQKVQPVDMFPQTYHVENVVLLTLKK, from the coding sequence ATGTCGCGTAAAATGAAAAACAAAGTTGTCACAAATTTACCCATAGAGCGAATTGCTACTGAAGGTAAATGTGTGGGACACCACGATGGGAAAGTCGTCTTTGTATCCGGAGTGGCCCCAGGAGATGTGGTGGATGTAAGAATTACCAAAGGTCGTAGTTCTTTTATGGAAGGTGAACCCGTAAAATTCCATCAATACTCCAAAGATAGAGTAGAAGCTTTTTGCTCTCATTTTGGCACTTGTGGTGGGTGCAAATGGCAACATATTAATTATGAATTGCAAAAGAACTATAAAAGGCAGCAGGTATTAGACCAATTCCAAAGGATTGCCAAGGTGGAGACACCAGAGATATCTCCAATTGTTGGTTCAGAAAAAACCACTTATTACAGAAATAAGCTCGATTTTACTTTCAGTAACAAGAAATGGTTGACACTGGAGCAGATTCAATCTGAGGATGAATTTGACAGAAATGCTTTAGGATTCCATATTCCTAAGATGTTTGACAAGATCGTTGATGTCGATCACTGTTACCTTCAAGGCGGAATTTCAAATGATGTCAGAAATGAACTGAGAGCTTTCGCATTGGAAAATGAGCTCAGTTTTTATGATATCAGAAATCAAGTGGGCTTACTTCGAAACCTGATCATAAGAACCACGAGCACGGGACAAACCATGGTCATCGTTCAGTTTGGAGAATCTGACTTAGAGTTGATCCCAAAAGTAATGGAGTTTTTAAAAATCAGATTCCCAGAAATTACCTCCTTGCTTTATGTGATCAATACCAAAGGCAATGAAACTTTCCATGATTTGGAGCTAGTCACGTATGCAGGTTTACCCTATATAGAAGAAGAGATGGAAGGGTTAAAATTCCGAATCGGTCCCAAATCTTTCTATCAAACAAATTCCGAACAAGCTTACGAATTGTATAAGATTACTCGTGATTTTGCAGAGTTAAAGGGTGACGAAATTGTCTATGATTTATACACTGGAACTGGGACAATTGCCAACTTTGTTGCCAAGAAAGCGAAGCAAGTAATCGGGGTAGAATATGTAGAAGCTGCTATAGCAGATGCCAAGATAAACTCGCAAATAAACGGAATCGAAAACACCCTGTTTTATGCCGGGGATATGAAAGAAATTTTAAACGATGAATTCATCGAAAACCATGCTGCTCCGGACGTCATTATTACGGATCCACCTAGGGCTGGAATGGATGAAAAAGTTGTTCAAATGTTGCTAAAATTAGCTGCTCCAAAAATAGTTTATGTCTCCTGTAACCCTGCTACGCAGGCTAGAGATTTAGCACTTTTGGGTGAAAAATATGACGTGCAAAAAGTACAGCCAGTGGATATGTTTCCACAAACTTATCATGTTGAAAATGTCGTACTCTTAACTCTCAAAAAATGA